TCCAGCGCGTTTAAAAGAGGGGTATTCAGATTTAAATCACGAAATGTCATGTTACGTCAAAATATGAACGGCGAAGGTAACTAATATTTTTGGGGTACGTTTGCGAAGGCTGTCCTGTAACAATCTTGCGGCTTTTCTCTACATTTAACTACACAAAAAAAAACAAATGCGCGATATTCATATTCCTGTTATACGTGTGCATGCTTACGGTGCATCCTCACAACTCACCCTGGAAGAGATACCTTCCCCGGTACCAGGGCCGGGAGAAGTGCTCATCAACATCGTTGCCAGTGGGGTAAATCCTATCGACTGGAAACTAAGGGAAGGCTTCCAGCAGAAGCCGCTGCCTTTTATTCCCGGCGTGGAAGCTGCCGGTGTGGTCATTGCTGTTGGCGAAGGGGTAACCGATAAGAAGCCGGGCCAGGAAGTATATGGTGCGGTAGATGGCTCCTATGCAGCGTGTGCGGTGGCGCCGGCTGCACAGCTTTTTCCGAAACCTGCTCATCTTTCCTTTGAGGAAGCTGCTGCTGCCGGTGGCGGCAAAACAGCCTGGGGCGCGCTCTTTGAAGTTGGGCAGCTGGTAAAGGGGCAGCGTGTGCTCATCCATGCAGGCGCCGGTGGCGTAGGATCGTTTGCGGTGCAATTAGCATTTAATGCAGGCGCTTATGTAATCGCTACTGCTTCCGCTGAAAACATAGATTTCGTTACTTCACTGGGCGCCGCAGAAGTAATTGACTATAAGGTGGCGCCTTTTGAAACGCAGATAGCCCTTGTTGATCTTGTGCTGGACACCGTAGGCGGTGATACCCTGGAACGTTCCTATCAGTTGGTAAAGCCAGGCGGTGTATTGGTATGCCTGGTAGGGATGCCCTCCGCTGAAAAGGCCGCTGCTGCGGGCATCCGGGCAGTATGGGGTGGTACCAAAACCATCCACGCTATGCGGGAAGTGGCCAAACTCCTGGAAAAAGGATTGATAACGCCGTTTGTCAGAAAAGTATTTGCGCCTTTATCACAGGCTGCCGCAGCCCAGAACTACAGCCAGCAAGGCGGAAAAGGGAGGGGGAAAATAGTACTGAGAATAGAAGAATAAATAAGAAAATGGTTATTTGCCCAATATCGTTTTCCGGTGCTGTAATCCCCAGGTATGCAGGGCATCTATAACCGGGTTCAACGTGGCGGCATAAGGGGTTAAAGTGTATTCCACGGATACCGGCTGACTGTCATACACGCTACGTTTCAGCAGTTTGTGGGCTTCCAGGTCTTTCAGTTCCTTGGAGAGCACTTTGGACGTGATCCGGGGTATACTTCTTTCGATGTCCCGGAAACGCTTGTGTCCGCGGGAAATGGCAATGATGATAGGCAGCTTCCACTTGCCGTTGATAACGTCCAGCGCATCCCTGACCGGTAAAATAACGCCCTGGCAATCCTTGTGGGATGCTACTTCATTGCACTCCTTCTTTTGTATAGTGGCTTGTTGCATGACTTCCATTTGCAGATAGGTTGGTTACCTCTTGTAAATCGCTTACCCAAAGGTAACTGGTTACTTTTTGATAGCAAATATATTAACTTTGCAACAGTTTTACATAAAAAGATGAACTTATGAAAGTAGAAATATGGTCAGACATCATGTGCCCGTTTTGCTATATCGGCAAACGGAAGTTTGAAGCCGCCCTGGAACAGTTCCCCGGAAAAGACAAGATAGAAGTGGAGTGGAAGAGCTTCCAGCTCAATCCCGACATGAAACCGCAGCCGGGAAAAGATGTATATGATTACGTGGCAGACATAAAAGGACAGTCGCGCGACTGGTCGTTACAGATCCACGAACAAATGACGAACACCGCTAAAGAAGTAGGACTCACCTATAATTTTGATAAGGCCGTTATAGCCAACTCATTTGACGCACACCGGTTGATCCAGCTCGCAAAACAGCAACAGCTGGGCGATGCAGCAGAAGAACGCTTGTTCCGCGCATACTTTACAGAAGGAAAAGACATGAGTGATCATGCCACACTGATAGAACTGGGTGGAGAAATCGGGCTCAGTAAAGAAGCGGTGGCCGCCATGCTGCAATCCGGTGATTTAGCCACCGAGGTGAATAAAGACTGCCGGGAAGCACAGCAGCTGGGGGCCAGCGGCGTTCCCTTCTTTGTGCTCGACAGGAAATATGGCGTAGCAGGGGCACAGCCCGTGGGAGCCTTCT
The Chitinophaga sp. MM2321 DNA segment above includes these coding regions:
- a CDS encoding DsbA family oxidoreductase; the protein is MKVEIWSDIMCPFCYIGKRKFEAALEQFPGKDKIEVEWKSFQLNPDMKPQPGKDVYDYVADIKGQSRDWSLQIHEQMTNTAKEVGLTYNFDKAVIANSFDAHRLIQLAKQQQLGDAAEERLFRAYFTEGKDMSDHATLIELGGEIGLSKEAVAAMLQSGDLATEVNKDCREAQQLGASGVPFFVLDRKYGVAGAQPVGAFSQALSQAFGEWQQTQPLTTLETVSGPVCTPDGECK
- a CDS encoding NADP-dependent oxidoreductase — its product is MRDIHIPVIRVHAYGASSQLTLEEIPSPVPGPGEVLINIVASGVNPIDWKLREGFQQKPLPFIPGVEAAGVVIAVGEGVTDKKPGQEVYGAVDGSYAACAVAPAAQLFPKPAHLSFEEAAAAGGGKTAWGALFEVGQLVKGQRVLIHAGAGGVGSFAVQLAFNAGAYVIATASAENIDFVTSLGAAEVIDYKVAPFETQIALVDLVLDTVGGDTLERSYQLVKPGGVLVCLVGMPSAEKAAAAGIRAVWGGTKTIHAMREVAKLLEKGLITPFVRKVFAPLSQAAAAQNYSQQGGKGRGKIVLRIEE
- a CDS encoding helix-turn-helix domain-containing protein — translated: MQQATIQKKECNEVASHKDCQGVILPVRDALDVINGKWKLPIIIAISRGHKRFRDIERSIPRITSKVLSKELKDLEAHKLLKRSVYDSQPVSVEYTLTPYAATLNPVIDALHTWGLQHRKTILGK